The DNA sequence CCGTCGATGCGGACCCACGGCCCGTAGAAACGCTCGGTGAAGACGCACAGCGACACCCGCGGGTCGCGCTCCAGGTTGGTGGCCTTCACGGCCGTCTCGCGTGTCGAGACGATCGCTCGCCCGTCCCCGTCGACGCCGGCCACGACCGGTGAGAGCTGCGGAGAGCCGTCTCGTCGGTAGGTGTGCATGACCGCCCGGTGATGTTCCCGGACGAACGCTCGCGCCTCGTCGCTGTCCACAGGTCCAGGCTCCTTGAGCGGGCGGCCACGCCCACCACTCAAGCAGGCCGTCGCGCCGGCGCCACTGCCAGCCAGGCGAGCAGGCCAGTGCACGGCCGGTGTCACGAGGCGGCTCGAGCTGCCCGACCCACCAGCCACGCCCGGCGATCGGTGCGCGATGATGACG is a window from the Actinomycetota bacterium genome containing:
- a CDS encoding PPOX class F420-dependent oxidoreductase — encoded protein: MDSDEARAFVREHHRAVMHTYRRDGSPQLSPVVAGVDGDGRAIVSTRETAVKATNLERDPRVSLCVFTERFYGPWVRIDGTADIVRLPDALELLVDYYRRVRGEHDDWDEYRQAMREQRRVLLRIAIEAAGPEVSG